Genomic window (Armatimonadota bacterium):
TTGTGCTGAGCAAGGAGGGGTTTGCGGAGCATCTGGCCTATGAGCGGATTGACTCGGCGCCGGAGGAGAAGGAGCGGGGGCTGACGATCAACATTTTCCACGCCGAGTACGAGACGCAGAAGCGCCACTACGCGCACGTGGACTGTCCGGGGCACGCCGACTACATCAAGAACATGATCACGGGGGCGGCGCAGATGGACGGGACGGTGCTGGTGGTATCGGCGGCGGACGGGCCGATGCCGCAGACGCGGGAGCACGTGCTGCTGGCGCGGCAGGTGCAGGTGCCGTCGATCGTGGTTTTTCTCAACAAGACGGACATGGTGGACGACCCGGAGCTGGTGGACCTGGTGGAGCTGGAGGTGCGGGAGCTGCTGACGCGCTACGAGTTTCCGGGGGACGAGATTCCGGTGGTGCGGGGGAGCGCGCTCAAGTGTTTGGAGACGCAGCAGGCGGAGCGCGACAGCGAGTGGGGGGGCGGGATCTGGCAATTGCTGGATGCGATAGACGACTACATTCCGACCCCGCAGCGCGACACCGAGAAGCCGTTTTTGATGCCGATCGAGGATGTCTTCACCATCAGCGGGCGGGGGACGGTGGTAACGGGGCGGGTTGATCGGGGGACGCTGCAGCGGGGGACGGAGGTAGAGATCGTGGGTTTGGCGGCGGCGGCGCGCAAGACGGTGGTGACCGACGTCGAGATGTTCCGCAAGAGCCTGGAGAGCGCGACGGCGGGGGACAACGTGGGGCTGCTGTTGCGGGGAGTCGAACGGGAGGACGTGGAGCGGGGGCAAGTGGTGGCGATACCTGGGAGCATCACCCCGCACACCGACTTCAGGGCGGAAGTGTACGTCTTGAGCAAAGACGAGGGGGGGCGGCACACGCCGTTTTTCAGCGGCTACCGGCCGCAGTTCTACTTTCGCACGACGGACGTGACGGGGGTGATGCATCTGCCGGAGGGGGTAGAGATGGTGATGCCGGGGGACAACATCACCATCACCGCGGAGCTGATCCAGCCGATCGCGATGGAGCCGGGGCTGCGGTTTGCGGTGCGCGAGGGCGGGCACACGGTGGGCGCCGGCGTCATCTCCGAGATCATAAAGTAGGGAAAGGCTGTCATGCCCAGGCAAGGACGGGCGCAAGACCGCGGCTTCTGGTTTGCGTGCACGGAGTGCAAGCGTCGCAACTACACGTCGGTGAAGAACAAGCGCAACGACCCCGACCGTTTGACGCTGCGCAAGTTCTGTCCGAGCTGCAAGCGCCACACCCCGCACCGCGAGACGGGCATCAACGCCAAGGCGAAGTAGGTGGGGCGCTCGGAAGGCAGCAAGGGAGTCGGTTGAATTGGCGTCGGGATCGGCAATCTCAAAGCGGAGCGCCGCCGGGCCGCGGCGGCCGTCGGTGGTAGCGCGCATCCGCCAGTTCCTAGTGGAGGCCTGGCTGGAGCTGCAGAAGGTGCTGTGGCCGTCGAAAGAGGAGGCTATCAGGTTCACCCTGGTGGTGGTCGCCGTCATCATGGTCGTCGCGTTGTTCATCTACATCTGCGACCTGGTGCTGACGCAACTGAGTCACCCGCTGTTCAATCTCTAGCCCGCGGAAACTATGAGCGACCAGGAACACGAGCAGGCGCAAGCGCCGGACGAGGGCATCGCCGCCCCCATCAGCATGGAGCCTGCGCGCGGAAAGCGGTGGTACGTGGTGCACACGTTCACCGGGCATGAGAACAAGGTGAAGGCGAGCATCGAGCGCCGCGCTGTCGCCCACGGGTTGGGCGACAAGCTCGGACGCATCCTGGTGCTGACGGAGGAGGAACTGCGGGGCACCAGGCGCGGCAAGCGCCAGGTGCGCAAGCACAAGCTGTTCCCCGGCTACGTTATCATCGAGATGGAGCTTGACGACCAGACGCAGCACCTTGTGCGCAGCACCGCCGGCGTTACCGGGTTCATCGGGCCCGGCCGGCAACCGGTGGCGCTGGAGCGGCAGGAGATCGACAGCATCCTGGCGACGCTGGGCGGCGAGGAGGCCCCGCGCATGCGGGTGGCCTTCGAGCGCGGCGACATGATGCGCGTGATCTCGGGGCCGTTCGAGAACTTCCACGGTCGCATTGAGGATATCAATGTCGCCAAAGAGAAGCTGACCCTGCTGATCTCCATCTTCGGGCGGGATACGCCGGTGGAGGTGGACTTCGCCGATGTCGAGAAACTGCAATAGACCGGTTAGCGAGTCATGGCTAAGAAGATCAAGACCGTAGTGAAGCTGCAGATAGAGGCGGGAAAGGCTACCGGCGGGCCGCCGGTGGGGCCGGCGCTCGCGCCCCACATCAGGAACTTGATGGAATTCATCAAGGCCTACAACCACGAGACCGCGTCGCAGGTCGGCAGCGTGGTGCCGGTCGAGGTCACGGTCTACGAGGATCGCTCGTTCACCTTGGTCCTCAAGACGCCGCCGGCGGCCCAATTGCTGCGCCAGGCGGCGGGCCTGGAAAAGGGCGGGGGAGCGGCCGGGCGCGAGCAGGCGGGCCAGGTGACGCGGGCGCAGGTGCGCCAGATCGCAGAAACCAAGCTGCGCGATCTCAATGCCAACGACCTCGAGAGCGCGATGCGGGTGGTGGAGGGCACGGCGCGCAGCATGGGCATCGCGGTGGTGGACTAGAACGGTGCGGGAGTTGAGCCATGGGTAGGCGTGGGAAAACCTATAGGGCAGCCGCCGAGCGGGTTGACGGCGAGCGCCTGTACGCGGTGGATGAAGGGCTCGCCCTAGTGTACGACGGCCGCCGTGGCGGCTTCGATGAGACGGTGGACATTGCGCTTCGCCTGGGGGTGGACGCGCGCCGCGGCGAGCAGATGGTGCGGGGCACGGTCGTTCTGCCTCACGGAACCGGCAAGTCGGTGCGGGTGGGTGCGTTTGCCAAGGGCGAAAAGGCGGCGGAGGCGGCGGCGGCCGGCGCCGACGTGGTGGGAGCCGAGGACCTGGTGCAGCGCATCGAGGGCGGGTGGAAGGACTTCGATATCCTGGTCGCCACGCGCGACATGATGAGCATCGTAGGCAAGCTCGGCAAGCGACTGGGGCCGCGGATGCCCAACCCCAAGGCGGGAACCCTGTCGGACGAAATCGGTAAGACTATCCGCGAGCTCAAGGCCGGCAAGCTCGAGTTCCGGATGGACAAGGCGGGCAATGTCCATGCGCGGCTGGGCAAGGTGTCGTTCGGCGTGGAACGCCTGCGGGAGAACTTCGCGGTGTTGGTTTCCGCGGTGCTGCGGGCCAAGCCGCCGACGGCCAAGGGCCAGTACGTTCGCAAGATCACCATTTCGTCCACCATGGGCCCGGGGGTGAATCTTGACGTCGTGGATGCGACCGCGGTCGCGTCCGCGACGGAATGAGCAGGCGCTACCTCGCGGCCGCCGCGGCGGCGCGACTCGACAACCGGACCGCGTGAGCACACCCGAGACAGCAGGTGCGCGAGCCTAAGGGGGCGTGACCGCCCCGCCTGCCGAGGTGAGCGGAATCGCAGCGCGACCACGCGCCGCCAATCCCTCGCCTGGGCGGGGGATTTTCGTATGCGTGGAGCACAGGAGAAAGATCATGGCGCGACCAGAGAAGGAGGCCGCAGTCGCTGACCTGGCGGCCAGGCTCAGGGAATGCGGGGCCGTCATCGTCACTGACTATCGGGGGCTGGCGGTCAAGGCGATGAGCGAGCTTCGTCGTCAACTCCGTGATGCCGGCACGCAGTACCTGGTGGTGAAGAACACCCTCATGCGGCGCGCCGCCGACGACGCCGGAGTCGGGGCGCTGACGGAGGCGCTGTCGGGGCCGACGGCGATCGTCTTCGCGCCGGGGGATGACGCGGCGGCGGCGGCGGCCAAGGCGTTGCTGGCGTTCGCACGCCAGCACGGGCTGCCCCAGGTGCGAAGCGTCATGATGGCAGGCGATCTTTACCCGGCGTCGGCCGCGAAGGAGCTGGCGACCATGCCCGGACGCGACGGTGTGCTGGCGATGCTCATGACCAGCCTGGAGGCGCCGGTGTCGAGCCTGATGATGACCCTGGAGGCGGCGGTGGGCGAACTCACAGCCGGCCTTGAGGCGATTGCGACGCACAAGGAATCAGCCGCGGCCTAGGCGGCCGCGCGACAGGAGGAAGAGATGGAAGTGAGCGAAGTCGCCGACGAGATCCTGGGTTGGTCGGTGCTGAAGATGGTGGAGTTGTCGAAGCTGCTGCAGGAGCGCACCGGGGTGACGCCGATGGCGGCGGTGGCGCCGGCGGCGGCGCCCGCAGAGGCGGCGCCGGCAGCGGAAGAGAAAACGACCTTCGACGTCATCCTCACTGGGTTCGGGGATAAGAAGATCCAGGTGATCAAGGCCGTGCGCGAGGTGACCCCGCTGGGCTTGACCGAGGCCAAGAACCTGGTCGAGTCCGCGCCCAAGGCGATCAAGGAAGGCGTGACCAAGGAAGAGGCGGCGGCCATCAAGACCAAGATCGAGGGCGCGGGCGGCAGCGCCGACATCAAGTAGAGTGCTCCTCGCCCGGGAGCGCCTCGATGGCGTCAGCGCGCAGGCGCAGCGGTGCCGGCGCCGGCTTACGCGTGAGCAGATCATGCACCCGCGGCGGCCGGGCGTATAAGGTGAGCGCCCGAACGTGGAATAACGTCTGTGGGCGCGCTCGCTACCGGCGCGCCCGGAGCGGCCGCCTTGAGGGTTTCCGACGAGTTCGAGCAGGCGCTGAGCAAGTTCCGTCAGGTGCTGCGGACGGGGTGCTGGACGCTCATCAACTGCGGCGCCTCCAAGTACCGCTGCCAGGCCTTCAAGGAGTCCAGGAGCTGCTTCGACTATCCGGTCACCGCGTGCTGCGACGTCAACCGCAGGCGCTGCGTGAGCTGCCCCGTTTTCATCCACCTGGTCGAGCTGCCCAAGTGCCGCCGGCGCGTGCTCGTAACCACCGATAGCCTGCGCATCGAGGCCGATTTCCACTGCCCGGTGGGGATGCGCTTGCTGGATGCCCTGAACGCCGAAGAGCGGGAGTTCATCGCGCTCACCGACGCGCGCGTCACCGGCCTGGGAGGAAATGGCGAGCAACGTGAGGTGCCATTCATGGCGCTGAGCCGCGACCGCATCCACGCGCTGGTGCCGCTGGCGGGTGACGACGAGGCGCAGCGGCTGGGCGCGGCGGACGACGCCGAGGTGCTCGCCGCCCTGGGTGGTGAGGGCAACGGCGCGCCGTCGCCGCAATCGGGCTAACCGGTGGCGCAGCTAGAGCCCGGCATGGCGCAGGGAGCGCATGCCCTCGTTGGCCACCAGGTATGGCTCCGCCGCCCAGTACTGCTCGTTGAAGAGCTCGAGCGACAAGCAGCCGCGGTAGCCCTTATCCACGAGCGCGGCGACGATGGGCTCCAAGGGGATGACCCCGGCGCCAGGGAAGATGCGATGACGGTCCTCGAGGTCCTGGCGGGGAATCTCGGGGCAGTCACTGATATGCACCATCAGCATGCGGTCAGCGCGCACCTGCTCGAGATCCGCCAGCTCTGAGCCGCCCTTGTGGAAGTGGAAGGTATCCAGCAGCAGGCCGCCGTTAGGTGCCCCCGCCGTGTCAACGATCTGCCACGCGGTGCGCAGGTCCTTGACCTGCTGCGCCGCGCCGATGAACTCCAAGGCGACGCTGACGCCGAACGGCTGCGCCAGCGCGCACAAGTCGGCGAAATCGCGGGTGGCGTCGGTGATGTCGCCGCGCTCGGTTGCAGCGCAGGCGACCACGCATTCGCACCCCAGCGTCTGCGCAACCTGGAAGACGTGGCGCGCTTGCGCGCGCACGCGCGCAAGCTGCCCTTCCTCCGCGTACATCCAGCCGGCGACGAAACACAGCTCGGCGGGCACCAGGCGCTGCTCCCGCAGCATGGCTGCAACCGTTTCCGCGCCGCCGACGGCATCCACCTCGCTCACCCACAGCCCGACGCCGTCGTAGCCCGCGGCGCGCGCCACTTCGAGTTGCCGCGGCAGAGGCGCCCCGCGGATGGTGACGAGATTGAGTGCGCGCTTCAGCGCCATGACCTGCCTCCTAGCTGGACTCCCGGCGAGAAAGGCCCGTCGAGCCGACGCCGCCCCCCGCGCCGACCGGCGGCCGGCGACCGGATACATCCTCGCTACTGCGCATCCAGGAGCCCGAGCTGCTTGACGTGCGGTGGCGATGGCGGCGGCTCC
Coding sequences:
- the nusG gene encoding transcription termination/antitermination protein NusG, with protein sequence MSDQEHEQAQAPDEGIAAPISMEPARGKRWYVVHTFTGHENKVKASIERRAVAHGLGDKLGRILVLTEEELRGTRRGKRQVRKHKLFPGYVIIEMELDDQTQHLVRSTAGVTGFIGPGRQPVALERQEIDSILATLGGEEAPRMRVAFERGDMMRVISGPFENFHGRIEDINVAKEKLTLLISIFGRDTPVEVDFADVEKLQ
- the secE gene encoding preprotein translocase subunit SecE — encoded protein: MVARIRQFLVEAWLELQKVLWPSKEEAIRFTLVVVAVIMVVALFIYICDLVLTQLSHPLFNL
- the rplK gene encoding 50S ribosomal protein L11, whose product is MAKKIKTVVKLQIEAGKATGGPPVGPALAPHIRNLMEFIKAYNHETASQVGSVVPVEVTVYEDRSFTLVLKTPPAAQLLRQAAGLEKGGGAAGREQAGQVTRAQVRQIAETKLRDLNANDLESAMRVVEGTARSMGIAVVD
- the rpmG gene encoding 50S ribosomal protein L33: MPRQGRAQDRGFWFACTECKRRNYTSVKNKRNDPDRLTLRKFCPSCKRHTPHRETGINAKAK
- a CDS encoding sugar phosphate isomerase/epimerase family protein — encoded protein: MALKRALNLVTIRGAPLPRQLEVARAAGYDGVGLWVSEVDAVGGAETVAAMLREQRLVPAELCFVAGWMYAEEGQLARVRAQARHVFQVAQTLGCECVVACAATERGDITDATRDFADLCALAQPFGVSVALEFIGAAQQVKDLRTAWQIVDTAGAPNGGLLLDTFHFHKGGSELADLEQVRADRMLMVHISDCPEIPRQDLEDRHRIFPGAGVIPLEPIVAALVDKGYRGCLSLELFNEQYWAAEPYLVANEGMRSLRHAGL
- the tuf gene encoding elongation factor Tu encodes the protein MGKRKFERTKPHVNIGTIGHVDHGKTTLTSAITFVLSKEGFAEHLAYERIDSAPEEKERGLTINIFHAEYETQKRHYAHVDCPGHADYIKNMITGAAQMDGTVLVVSAADGPMPQTREHVLLARQVQVPSIVVFLNKTDMVDDPELVDLVELEVRELLTRYEFPGDEIPVVRGSALKCLETQQAERDSEWGGGIWQLLDAIDDYIPTPQRDTEKPFLMPIEDVFTISGRGTVVTGRVDRGTLQRGTEVEIVGLAAAARKTVVTDVEMFRKSLESATAGDNVGLLLRGVEREDVERGQVVAIPGSITPHTDFRAEVYVLSKDEGGRHTPFFSGYRPQFYFRTTDVTGVMHLPEGVEMVMPGDNITITAELIQPIAMEPGLRFAVREGGHTVGAGVISEIIK
- the rplJ gene encoding 50S ribosomal protein L10, with the translated sequence MARPEKEAAVADLAARLRECGAVIVTDYRGLAVKAMSELRRQLRDAGTQYLVVKNTLMRRAADDAGVGALTEALSGPTAIVFAPGDDAAAAAAKALLAFARQHGLPQVRSVMMAGDLYPASAAKELATMPGRDGVLAMLMTSLEAPVSSLMMTLEAAVGELTAGLEAIATHKESAAA
- the rplA gene encoding 50S ribosomal protein L1 encodes the protein MGRRGKTYRAAAERVDGERLYAVDEGLALVYDGRRGGFDETVDIALRLGVDARRGEQMVRGTVVLPHGTGKSVRVGAFAKGEKAAEAAAAGADVVGAEDLVQRIEGGWKDFDILVATRDMMSIVGKLGKRLGPRMPNPKAGTLSDEIGKTIRELKAGKLEFRMDKAGNVHARLGKVSFGVERLRENFAVLVSAVLRAKPPTAKGQYVRKITISSTMGPGVNLDVVDATAVASATE
- the rplL gene encoding 50S ribosomal protein L7/L12 encodes the protein MEVSEVADEILGWSVLKMVELSKLLQERTGVTPMAAVAPAAAPAEAAPAAEEKTTFDVILTGFGDKKIQVIKAVREVTPLGLTEAKNLVESAPKAIKEGVTKEEAAAIKTKIEGAGGSADIK